In Williamsoniiplasma luminosum, the genomic stretch TCAATAAAATAACCAACACCAATAATGACAATGGCGGCAAGCAAAACTGATCAAAAAGCAAAATTTTGAAATGTTGCTTCTATCAATTTTTGAAAATTCATAATATTTTTATCAAATAATTTTTGAATTTTATACTAGATATAAATTTTAAAAATTATTTTGCCCCCTCATTTTTTAATTTGATTCTTAAATTAGTTAAAATGATTTCAGTCATTTGATCCAAACCAATTTTTGGATCTAAACCTCATTCTTTTCTTGCTCAACTGTCATCCATATGTTGAGGTCATGAATCAGCGATTGCTTGACGAACCGGGTCTAATTTATACGTGATTTTAAAATCAGGAATAAATTTTTTGATTGAAGCAGCAATGTCTTCTGGGGTTGCGTAGAAAGTTGTCACATTAAATCCATTGCGGTGGGTTAATTTCTTTTCGTCAGTATTTAAAAATTTTAAAACTTGATCAACTGCGTCATCGACATACATAAAGTCCAACATTGTATCTGGACGTAAATAACATTCATAACTACCTTTTTCAATCGCATCAAAATAAATTGCTACAGCATAATCTGTAGCTCCTTGACCAGGTCTCACTTTATATGAAACCAAACGTCCAAAACGGACTGAACGAGCATCAACTCCGTGATTTCAGTGATAGTAATTGGCAAGCATTTCACCAGCATATTTACTTGCTCCATAAATTGTGATCGGATGCATAAATGTATCTTGTGGTGTATTAAAACGTGGTTGAGCATCAACTCCATATGCTGCAACTGAAGATGGGAAAAAGAATTGTGCTT encodes the following:
- a CDS encoding NAD-dependent epimerase/dehydratase family protein; the encoded protein is MKKVLITGANGQVGNEFTARLRKDLGKDNVIATDIKIKPDSANATEGIFEELDVTDVKRFRELAHKYKVDAIIHLASLLSVSSEKDPVFAWSLNTGSIINGLEIAKELKAQFFFPSSVAAYGVDAQPRFNTPQDTFMHPITIYGASKYAGEMLANYYHWNHGVDARSVRFGRLVSYKVRPGQGATDYAVAIYFDAIEKGSYECYLRPDTMLDFMYVDDAVDQVLKFLNTDEKKLTHRNGFNVTTFYATPEDIAASIKKFIPDFKITYKLDPVRQAIADSWPQHMDDSWARKEWGLDPKIGLDQMTEIILTNLRIKLKNEGAK